The following are from one region of the Sphingomonas sp. J315 genome:
- a CDS encoding RlmE family RNA methyltransferase translates to MRTARGRTTQSVRWLERQLNDPYVKRAKAEGYRSRAAYKLIELDEKFDMLKGAKRVVDLGIAPGGWAQVIRRKLPKAAVVGIDLLPVDPIEGVTIFQMDFTDDAAPDLLVEALGGAPDLVMSDMAANTVGHAQTDALRTMGLVETALDFAIRNLVPGGVFVSKVFAGGADSALVAEMKRNFASVKHAKPPSSRKGSVEWFVVAQGFKGRPMASDDAET, encoded by the coding sequence GTGCGCACTGCACGCGGGCGGACCACCCAGTCGGTTCGCTGGCTCGAACGCCAGCTCAACGACCCCTATGTCAAGCGCGCCAAGGCGGAAGGGTATCGCAGCCGAGCGGCGTACAAGCTGATCGAACTCGACGAGAAATTCGACATGCTCAAGGGCGCAAAGCGGGTCGTCGATCTCGGCATCGCGCCGGGCGGCTGGGCGCAGGTGATTCGCCGCAAGCTGCCCAAGGCCGCAGTGGTCGGTATCGACCTGTTGCCGGTCGATCCGATCGAGGGCGTCACCATCTTCCAGATGGACTTCACGGACGATGCCGCACCGGATCTGCTGGTCGAGGCCCTGGGCGGTGCGCCCGACCTCGTCATGTCGGACATGGCGGCGAACACGGTCGGTCATGCCCAGACCGATGCGCTGCGCACCATGGGACTGGTCGAGACCGCGCTCGACTTCGCGATCCGCAATCTCGTGCCGGGCGGGGTGTTCGTCTCCAAGGTGTTCGCTGGTGGCGCGGACAGCGCGCTGGTTGCGGAGATGAAGCGCAACTTCGCGAGCGTGAAGCACGCCAAGCCGCCGTCGAGCCGCAAGGGATCGGTCGAGTGGTTCGTGGTAGCGCAGGGGTTCAAGGGGCGGCCTATGGCTTCGGATGACGCCGAAACTTGA
- a CDS encoding SH3 domain-containing protein, translated as MQLRVVLAALVTLALGVCAIGDAWAQQRKPPYFASIAAGKARMRTGPGRNYPSSWLYVRADLPIKVIEVYNDWRKVEDPDGTQGWMLVSLLSSQRTAIVVGSVLEMRDEPRFGARVNWRAAPGVVGKISKCRRGWCWLDVRGRGGYVEQNRVWGTDPGEEVP; from the coding sequence ATGCAGTTGCGTGTGGTTCTGGCGGCGCTGGTGACGCTCGCGCTCGGCGTGTGCGCGATCGGCGATGCCTGGGCGCAGCAGCGTAAACCGCCCTATTTCGCGTCGATCGCGGCTGGCAAGGCGCGGATGCGCACCGGGCCGGGACGCAACTACCCCTCCAGCTGGCTCTATGTCCGCGCCGATCTGCCGATCAAGGTGATCGAGGTGTATAATGATTGGCGCAAGGTCGAGGACCCGGACGGCACCCAGGGCTGGATGCTCGTCTCGCTTCTTTCAAGCCAGCGTACCGCGATCGTCGTCGGATCGGTACTGGAGATGCGCGACGAACCCCGCTTCGGCGCACGGGTCAACTGGCGCGCTGCACCCGGCGTGGTGGGTAAGATCAGCAAATGTCGGCGGGGGTGGTGCTGGCTCGATGTCCGCGGGCGCGGCGGCTATGTCGAACAGAACCGCGTCTGGGGCACCGACCCGGGCGAAGAAGTGCCCTGA
- a CDS encoding D-glycerate dehydrogenase: MAQPRVSRPRVIVTRKLPDAVEQRMVELFDTTLNPVEEGMDRAALITAVRDYDVLVPSVTDTIDAEVIAAAGERLKLIANFGAGVNHIDLRAARARGIVVTNTPGVLTEDTADMTMALILAVPRRLAEGEKLVRSGQWKGWSPGGMLGHRIGGKALGIVGMGRIGQAVARRARAFGLSIHYHNRHRLPEQVEAELGATFHADLDTMLGEIDILTIHTPLNDASRDLIDARRIGLLGPHVYLINASRGGIVDEEAMVDALEAGRLAGAGLDVWRFEPQIDPRLLALPNVVMTPHMGSATFEGRQATGEKVIANIRFWADGHRPPDQVLEGWM; this comes from the coding sequence ATGGCACAGCCGCGCGTATCCCGGCCCCGCGTGATCGTCACCCGCAAGCTCCCCGACGCGGTCGAGCAGCGGATGGTCGAGCTGTTCGATACGACCCTCAACCCCGTCGAGGAAGGTATGGACCGCGCGGCGCTGATCACGGCGGTGCGCGATTACGACGTGCTGGTGCCCAGCGTCACCGATACGATCGACGCCGAAGTGATTGCTGCGGCTGGCGAGCGGCTGAAGCTGATCGCCAATTTCGGTGCCGGGGTGAACCATATTGACCTGCGGGCGGCACGTGCGCGGGGGATCGTCGTGACCAACACGCCGGGCGTGCTGACCGAAGACACCGCCGACATGACGATGGCGCTGATCCTTGCCGTTCCGCGTCGGCTGGCGGAAGGCGAGAAATTGGTGCGGTCGGGCCAGTGGAAGGGCTGGTCGCCTGGCGGGATGCTGGGACATCGCATCGGCGGCAAGGCGCTGGGCATTGTCGGCATGGGCCGGATTGGCCAGGCGGTCGCGCGGCGCGCGCGGGCATTCGGCCTGTCGATCCACTATCACAACCGCCATCGCCTGCCTGAACAGGTCGAGGCGGAACTGGGCGCGACATTCCATGCCGATCTCGATACGATGCTGGGCGAGATCGATATCCTTACGATCCACACGCCCCTCAACGACGCGAGCCGCGACCTCATCGACGCGCGGCGGATCGGGTTGCTTGGGCCGCATGTCTACCTCATCAACGCCTCGCGCGGCGGGATCGTCGATGAAGAGGCAATGGTCGATGCGCTGGAGGCCGGGAGGCTCGCCGGGGCGGGCCTGGATGTATGGCGGTTCGAGCCGCAAATCGACCCGCGCCTGCTCGCACTGCCCAATGTCGTGATGACGCCGCATATGGGGTCCGCGACGTTCGAGGGGCGGCAGGCGACCGGCGAGAAGGTGATCGCCAATATCCGTTTCTGGGCCGACGGCCATCGTCCGCCCGATCAGGTTCTGGAAGGATGGATGTGA
- a CDS encoding VOC family protein, whose amino-acid sequence MTMPRFHLAIPVDDLEAGRAFYGDLLGCPQGREDPDHWIDFDLRGHQLVLHKGEGAGVRLRNAVDGDAVPVPHFGLVLDWDEWHALADRVKAAGTQFVIEPHIRFAGQPGEQATMFFFDPAGNALEFKAFKDIGQLFAV is encoded by the coding sequence ATGACGATGCCGCGTTTTCATCTGGCGATCCCGGTCGACGATCTGGAGGCGGGGCGCGCATTCTATGGCGACCTGCTCGGTTGTCCGCAGGGGCGAGAGGACCCGGATCACTGGATCGATTTCGACCTGCGCGGGCATCAGCTGGTGCTGCACAAGGGGGAAGGTGCTGGGGTCCGCCTGCGCAATGCGGTCGATGGCGATGCGGTGCCGGTGCCGCATTTCGGGCTTGTGCTCGACTGGGACGAGTGGCACGCGCTGGCCGATCGGGTGAAGGCGGCGGGGACGCAGTTCGTGATCGAACCGCATATCCGCTTTGCCGGACAGCCCGGCGAACAGGCGACGATGTTCTTCTTTGATCCCGCCGGCAACGCGCTGGAATTCAAGGCATTCAAGGATATCGGGCAGCTGTTCGCGGTTTAA
- a CDS encoding HesB/IscA family protein, producing MTEVKTRARPAAILLTSASEARIADLMSRAPEGAIGVKLSTPRRGCSGLAYSVDYVTAANPMDERIDTPGGTLFVDGGSVLYLIGSTMDWVEDDFTAGFVFNNPNAKGACGCGESFTV from the coding sequence ATGACCGAAGTCAAAACCCGCGCCCGCCCCGCCGCGATCCTTCTGACCTCCGCCTCGGAAGCCCGCATCGCCGACCTGATGTCACGCGCACCGGAAGGGGCGATCGGCGTCAAGCTCTCGACCCCGCGTCGCGGCTGTTCAGGCCTTGCCTATTCGGTCGATTACGTCACCGCCGCCAATCCGATGGACGAGCGGATCGACACCCCCGGCGGCACCCTGTTCGTCGATGGCGGGTCGGTGCTCTACCTGATCGGATCGACGATGGACTGGGTCGAGGACGATTTCACCGCCGGCTTCGTGTTCAATAACCCGAACGCCAAGGGCGCCTGCGGCTGCGGCGAGAGCTTCACTGTCTGA
- a CDS encoding SUF system Fe-S cluster assembly protein, with protein MNEERRIEVEQVDAVAAPPRARVEDARETFERKRDYLEGFLSQKPSDVPKGEPGGATYEAIIDALKDIFDPEIPVNIYDLGLIYNVEVTDAGHAVVTMTLTTPHCPVAESMPAEVELRVGAVPGVGHAEVNLVWDPPWDPAKMSDEARLELGML; from the coding sequence ATGAACGAAGAACGCAGGATCGAAGTCGAGCAAGTGGACGCCGTCGCCGCCCCGCCGCGCGCCCGTGTGGAAGATGCGCGGGAAACGTTCGAACGCAAGCGCGACTATCTCGAAGGCTTTTTGTCCCAGAAGCCCTCGGATGTCCCCAAAGGCGAACCCGGCGGCGCGACCTATGAAGCGATCATCGACGCCTTGAAGGACATTTTCGACCCCGAAATCCCGGTCAACATCTACGACCTCGGCCTGATCTACAATGTCGAGGTCACCGATGCCGGGCATGCCGTGGTGACGATGACCCTCACCACCCCGCACTGCCCGGTCGCCGAATCCATGCCGGCCGAGGTCGAGCTGCGTGTCGGCGCGGTGCCGGGCGTCGGCCACGCCGAGGTCAACCTCGTCTGGGATCCGCCTTGGGACCCGGCGAAGATGAGCGACGAGGCCCGGCTCGAACTGGGGATGCTGTGA